From the genome of Triticum aestivum cultivar Chinese Spring chromosome 3B, IWGSC CS RefSeq v2.1, whole genome shotgun sequence, one region includes:
- the LOC123067574 gene encoding transcription factor RAX2-like translates to MGRSPCCDKASVKRGPWSREEDAILRNFVQRFANAGNWITLPQKAGLNRCGKSCRLRWLNYLRPALRHGGFTEEEDSLILSLYGDIGSRWSVIAAKLPGRTDNDVKNHWNTKLKKRYYSLTAAPSTPPTGGDAIASADSPHGVDQSSLPPPAPALVNLDAALATVDDGGELTHESEQLYAELMGLIEPQSTTHTSTGEVMSSPSSSSQPPFGASPTVSSFAAGSSATWPVDVHDTILWPESSGNGMRWTSKEKE, encoded by the exons ATGGGGAGGTCTCCCTGCTGCGACAAGGCGAGCGTGAAGCGAGGGCCGTGGTCGCGGGAGGAGGACGCCATCCTCAGGAACTTCGTCCAGAGGTTCGCCAATGCCGGCAACTGGATCACGCTGCCACAGAAAGCAG GGCTTAACCGATGTGGTAAGAGCTGCCGGCTGCGGTGGCTCAACTACCTCCGCCCCGCGCTCCGGCATGGCGGCTTCACCGAGGAGGAGGACAGCCTCATATTGTCCCTCTACGGCGACATCGGAAGCAG GTGGTCGGTCATCGCGGCCAAGCTCCCCGGCCGAACAGACAACGATGTCAAGAACCACTGGAACACCAAGCTCAAGAAGAGGTACTACTCGCTGACCGCGGCGCCATCAACTCCCCCTACAGGCGGCGACGCCATCGCGTCCGCGGACAGCCCTCACGGGGTCGACCAATCGTCCCTCCCCCCTCCTGCTCCTGCCCTGGTAAATCTCGACGCGGCCCTCGCCACGGTCGACGACGGCGGAGAGctcacgcacgaatcggagcagcTGTACGCCGAGCTCATGGGGCTCATCGAGCCGCAGTCCACGACCCATACGTCCACCGGGGAGGTGATGTCGTCGCCGTCATCGTCATCGCAGCCACCGTTTGGAGCAAGTCCGACCGTCAGTAGTTTTGCAGCGGGGAGCAGCGCTACGTGGCCAGTGGACGTGCATGACACAATACTGTGGCCGGAGTCTAGCGGGAACGGCATG CGGTGGACTAGCAAGGAGAAGGAGTAG
- the LOC123067576 gene encoding aspartate--tRNA ligase 2, cytoplasmic-like, whose amino-acid sequence MMSSEPEKAPPAPEAGVPAATISNKQRKRDVRKAEKAAKYAQAQQKPAAKDPSPEHEKKKQQSTAEDDPSAANYGDILPGEILPAAVLDEPWMEIGRLDKAAVGRSVMVRATVQAVYRGSKTKNVAFLERRQGRSTVQSVFASSAQMELFALSLPKESIVVVEGAVALLGKPLRYTTMREMEIRVRKLYYINRVDPRLPISVEDVGWSVEEFAKAEAKGVPLPCVGQDTHLDYRVVDPGTPVGQAIFRIQHQVENKFREYLSSKDFIGIHAPKLISGSSEGGAAVFKLEYKNGKCACLAQSPQLHKQLAICSLLQPLGAMAAPATRTERRREEARPRSCRLRLGLQARGRKQVALDRALACS is encoded by the exons ATGATGTCTTCCGAGCCCGAGAAAGCGCCGCCCGCCCCCGAAGCGGGCGTCCCCGCAGCCACCATCAGCAATAAGCAACGGAAGAGGGACGTCAggaaggccgagaaggcggccaagTACGCGCAGGCGCAGCAGAAGCCCGCCGCCAAGGACCCCTCGCCGGAGCatgagaagaagaagcagcagtccACCGCTGAGGACGATCCCTCGGCAGCCAACTACGGCGACATCCTCCCCGGAGAGATCCTCCCCGCGGCAGTCCTCGATGAACCATGGATGGAGATCGGCCGCCTCGACAAGGCCGCCGTCGGCCGCTCCGTGATGGTCCGCGCGACGGTGCAGGCGGTCTACCGTGGGTCCAAGACCAAGAATGTGGCCTTCCTGGAGCGGCGGCAAGGGAGGAGCACCGTGCAAAGCGTGTTCGCCAGCAGCGCCCAGATGGAACTCTTCGCCTTGTCCCTCCCCAAGGAGTCGATCGTCGTCGTGGAGGGTGCCGTCGCCCTCCTCGGCAAGCCCCTCAGATACACCACAATGCGAGAG ATGGAGATTCGGGTGAGGAAGCTCTACTACATCAACAGGGTCGACCCAAGGCTACCGATCAGCGTGGAGGATGTCGGCTGGAGTGTGGAGGAGTTTGCAAAAGCTGAAGCA AAGGGGGTGCCACTTCCCTGCGTTGGTCAGGACACACACTTAGACTATCGAGTTGTTGACCCGGGAACACCGGTAGGTCAAGCAATTTTCCGTATACAACATCAAGTTGAAAAC AAATTCAGAGAATATTTGTCCTCAAAAGATTTTATTGGGATCCACGCTCCAAAGCTGATTTCAGGGTCAAGTGAAGGTGGAGCGGCAGTATTCAAACTTGAATATAAGAATGGCAAGTGTGCTTGTTTAGCACAATCCCCTCAGCTGCACAAGCAGCTGGCTATCTGTTCGCTCTTGCAGCCGCTCGGCGCCATGGCTGCTCCGGCAACGAGAACGGAGAGAAGGAGGGAGGAGGCGCGGCCGAGGTCCTGCCGGCTGCGGCTCGGCCTGCAGGCGCGCGGGCGTAAGCAGGTGGCTCTGGATCGAGCCCTTGCTTGTTCGTGA